CCGTCGATTCCGAATTTTTGCGGCGGAGAGAAACCAATCTATGACTCAGTTAATGGCGGAAGCAATTGAAGCGCTGATGAATGATAGAAGACGCGGCGGAGCCAATCGTCGTTTTCTTGAGCGGATCCGAAACGCACCTGACCGAGGCACTAAAGGCAAGATTCGCTGGTCCCGGGAAGAACTCCATGAACGCTGAGTTCGTGGATACAAATATTCTGATTTACGCTCACGATGGCAGCGCAGGCGACAAGCACCAAAAATCAGTGGTGCTGCTCGAAAGACTCCTCGAACAGGGTAACGCAGCAACAAGTATCCAGGTCCTCACGGAGTTCTATGCCGCGGCAACTCGCAAATTGAAGATGAAACCGGAAGATGCGGAGGAGGTGCTCCGAGACATGCAGTCCTGGAACTTGCATCGGTTAGCGTTCATGGACTTGGTCGCTGCATCGCGATTACACCAGCGGTACAAAGTTGCATTCTGGGATGCCCTCATTCTAAATAGCGCGCTCGAACTGGGTTGCGAAGTCTTATGGACAGAAGACCTCAGTAATGGACAGAAGTATGGGAATGT
This sequence is a window from Terriglobales bacterium. Protein-coding genes within it:
- a CDS encoding PIN domain-containing protein, encoding MNAEFVDTNILIYAHDGSAGDKHQKSVVLLERLLEQGNAATSIQVLTEFYAAATRKLKMKPEDAEEVLRDMQSWNLHRLAFMDLVAASRLHQRYKVAFWDALILNSALELGCEVLWTEDLSNGQKYGNVLVRTPF